Proteins co-encoded in one Stenotrophomonas maltophilia genomic window:
- a CDS encoding TonB-dependent receptor gives MPQHTLLVAALAVALAAPLSAAAETSANASGEASTLAAVRVTGSNIKRADTEASNPVQVIGRQQLEQTGKATVADVLRSISANTGNAANETTNNGWASGSAGIGLRGLSQKNTLVLLNGRRLANYGFPAGGLSDTFVDLNALPLVAVERIEVLKDGASAVYGSDAVAGVVNIITRQNFEGAEIGGSFGGADQGGLHEQNLKFVGGLGDLDTDGYNILFSLQGYNRERLDQDERNLTKSGIYSDQPGGRWNGWSAKGARYLVNGVSVPMLDASGNCPAGTTRVASAPIDGLAGDTCGFNQAPFTTLIPSTKRYQAYANGTFRLNDNVEAFGEVLYSQIKSAAWFGSSPFFTLESGRFALNADSGLAEPVSSLLPASNPYNPYGRAIPIEYTFFDLGGTIKTNRSTAYRGVFGLRGTTANWDWEVAAFGARSSERETVSGGFANRWALADALATGSYNLLNPAATPQSVRDAINIATLRPAESKLQGIDAKISGTLGHTWAGEIGFAAGAEWRREKLDSNNPWQIDAGLQVRPAIAEVHGERQVSAAYAEVNVPLASTLELSAAARADHYDDFGDAFSPKIGLRWQPLDILLVRASASKGFRAPSLSENSNSTSIAYGSVVDPRDPDVPGSRQNPTFFTVGNNALKPERTKSVNFGVVLSPWANTNLSVDYYRIQLDNLVGTNNTQTLVNDNVAGAVQRDERGKLQAVYNRYQNLSELKTSGIDVELRQRIPTAALGDFTVSSAYTHVRDYRRPTVVGGPLVDYAGSNLGATLPKDKATTTLDWKQGDFNAAVTWYYTSGYRQEASTAAKAVQTRVGSYSQYDLYLAYTGVDKLTVYAKVQNLADKTPPYDASFPGIRAPYDFSQYDLRGRYFTLGFDYRF, from the coding sequence ATGCCCCAGCACACCCTGCTCGTGGCGGCCCTGGCCGTCGCTCTGGCCGCGCCTTTGTCCGCCGCCGCCGAAACCTCCGCCAACGCCAGTGGCGAAGCCAGCACACTGGCTGCCGTGCGCGTCACCGGCTCCAACATCAAGCGCGCCGATACCGAAGCCTCCAACCCGGTGCAGGTGATCGGCCGTCAGCAGCTGGAGCAGACCGGCAAGGCCACCGTGGCCGATGTGCTGCGCTCGATCTCGGCCAACACCGGTAATGCGGCCAACGAAACCACCAACAATGGCTGGGCCTCCGGTTCGGCCGGCATCGGCCTGCGTGGCCTGTCGCAGAAGAACACGCTGGTGCTGCTCAACGGTCGCCGCCTGGCCAACTACGGTTTCCCGGCCGGTGGCCTGTCCGACACCTTCGTCGATCTCAATGCACTGCCGCTGGTGGCGGTGGAGCGCATCGAAGTGCTCAAGGACGGCGCCTCGGCCGTGTACGGTTCCGACGCGGTGGCCGGCGTGGTCAACATCATCACCCGGCAGAACTTCGAAGGCGCCGAGATCGGCGGCAGCTTCGGCGGTGCCGACCAGGGCGGCCTGCACGAGCAGAACCTGAAGTTCGTCGGCGGCCTGGGTGATCTCGACACCGACGGCTACAACATCCTCTTCAGCCTGCAGGGTTACAACCGCGAACGCCTGGACCAGGACGAACGCAACCTCACCAAGAGTGGCATCTACAGCGACCAACCGGGCGGCCGCTGGAACGGCTGGTCGGCCAAGGGCGCGCGTTACCTGGTCAACGGCGTGTCGGTGCCGATGCTCGATGCCAGCGGCAACTGCCCGGCCGGCACCACCCGCGTCGCCAGTGCGCCGATCGACGGCCTGGCCGGCGATACCTGCGGTTTCAACCAGGCGCCGTTCACCACGCTGATTCCTTCAACCAAGCGCTACCAGGCCTATGCCAACGGCACCTTCCGCCTGAACGACAACGTCGAAGCCTTCGGCGAAGTGCTGTACAGCCAGATCAAGAGCGCTGCATGGTTCGGCAGCAGCCCGTTCTTCACCCTCGAAAGCGGTCGCTTCGCGTTGAACGCCGACAGCGGCCTGGCCGAGCCGGTGTCGTCGCTGCTGCCGGCCAGCAATCCGTACAACCCGTACGGCCGCGCGATCCCGATCGAGTACACCTTCTTCGACCTCGGCGGCACCATCAAGACCAACCGCTCCACCGCCTATCGCGGCGTGTTCGGGCTGCGCGGCACCACTGCGAACTGGGACTGGGAAGTGGCCGCATTCGGTGCGCGCAGCAGCGAACGCGAGACCGTGTCCGGTGGTTTCGCCAACCGTTGGGCACTGGCCGATGCGCTGGCCACGGGCAGCTACAACCTGCTCAACCCCGCCGCGACGCCGCAGTCGGTACGCGATGCGATCAACATCGCCACGCTGCGCCCGGCCGAGTCCAAGCTGCAGGGCATCGACGCGAAGATCTCCGGCACGCTCGGCCACACCTGGGCCGGTGAGATCGGCTTCGCCGCCGGTGCCGAGTGGCGCCGCGAGAAGCTCGACTCCAACAACCCGTGGCAGATTGACGCCGGCCTGCAGGTACGCCCGGCCATCGCCGAAGTGCACGGCGAGCGCCAGGTCAGCGCCGCCTACGCCGAAGTGAATGTACCGCTGGCCTCGACGCTGGAGCTGTCCGCTGCGGCGCGCGCCGACCATTACGACGATTTCGGCGACGCATTCTCGCCGAAGATCGGCCTGCGCTGGCAGCCTCTGGACATCCTGCTGGTGCGCGCCTCGGCCTCGAAGGGCTTCCGTGCACCGTCGCTGTCGGAGAACTCCAACAGCACCAGCATCGCCTACGGCAGCGTGGTCGACCCGCGTGATCCGGACGTGCCGGGCTCGCGGCAGAACCCGACCTTCTTCACCGTCGGCAACAACGCGCTGAAGCCCGAACGCACCAAGAGTGTGAACTTCGGCGTGGTGCTGTCGCCGTGGGCCAACACCAACCTGAGCGTGGACTACTACCGCATCCAGCTGGACAACCTGGTCGGCACCAACAACACCCAGACCCTGGTCAACGACAACGTGGCCGGCGCGGTGCAGCGCGACGAGCGCGGCAAGCTGCAGGCGGTCTACAACCGCTACCAGAACCTGAGCGAACTGAAGACCTCCGGCATCGACGTCGAACTGCGCCAGCGCATCCCGACCGCTGCACTGGGTGACTTCACCGTGTCCTCGGCCTACACCCATGTGCGCGACTACCGTCGGCCGACCGTGGTCGGCGGCCCGCTGGTCGATTACGCCGGCAGCAACCTGGGCGCGACCCTGCCCAAGGACAAGGCCACCACCACGCTGGACTGGAAGCAGGGCGACTTCAACGCGGCGGTGACCTGGTACTACACCAGCGGCTACCGGCAGGAAGCCAGCACCGCAGCCAAGGCCGTGCAGACGCGCGTCGGCAGCTACAGCCAGTACGACCTGTACCTGGCCTACACCGGCGTGGACAAGCTGACCGTGTACGCCAAGGTGCAGAACCTGGCAGACAAGACGCCGCCGTATGACGCCTCGTTCCCGGGCATCCGCGCGCCGTACGACTTCAGCCAGTACGACCTGCGCGGCCGCTACTTCACGCTGGGCTTCGATTACCGCTTCTGA
- the queD gene encoding 6-carboxytetrahydropterin synthase QueD, which yields MEIFKVFMIEAAHRLPNVPPGHKCARLHGHSFRVELKVEGEPGAQTGWIMDFGDVKAAFQPIYDRLDHHYLNDIPGLENPTSENLAVWIWKELKPGLPALSEITVHETCTSGCRYRGPST from the coding sequence ATGGAAATCTTCAAAGTCTTCATGATCGAGGCGGCGCACCGCCTCCCCAACGTGCCGCCCGGGCACAAGTGCGCGCGCCTGCATGGACACTCGTTCCGGGTGGAACTGAAGGTCGAGGGCGAGCCGGGCGCGCAGACCGGCTGGATCATGGATTTCGGAGACGTGAAAGCCGCCTTCCAGCCGATCTACGACCGCTTGGACCACCACTACCTCAACGATATCCCTGGCCTGGAGAACCCGACCAGCGAGAACCTGGCGGTGTGGATCTGGAAGGAACTCAAGCCCGGCCTGCCAGCGCTGAGCGAGATCACCGTGCACGAAACCTGCACCTCCGGCTGCCGTTACCGTGGCCCGTCCACCTGA
- a CDS encoding phasin family protein: MAAAFSDRFSDATRQLAAAATRANRLALENAESMFGVQLKAMERNLTATGGWLGELARSEDAAGALSRGAQLWQDNLQRLGQAQQDVVGLGLQASKAWSELVQGYNETTADANSH; the protein is encoded by the coding sequence ATGGCCGCCGCCTTCAGCGATCGCTTCAGTGATGCCACCCGCCAGCTCGCCGCTGCGGCTACGCGCGCGAACCGGTTGGCGCTGGAGAACGCGGAAAGCATGTTCGGCGTACAGCTGAAGGCGATGGAGCGCAACCTGACCGCCACCGGCGGCTGGCTGGGCGAACTGGCCCGCAGCGAGGACGCGGCCGGTGCCCTCTCCAGGGGCGCACAGCTGTGGCAGGACAACCTGCAGCGGCTGGGCCAGGCGCAGCAGGACGTGGTCGGTCTCGGCCTGCAGGCCAGCAAGGCCTGGTCCGAACTGGTGCAGGGTTACAACGAAACAACGGCGGACGCGAACAGTCACTGA